A window of Pyxidicoccus xibeiensis genomic DNA:
CCGTCCAGGCGTAGGTCGCAGGGGTCGGGTCGACGTTGCCCGCGGTGTCCACCGCGCGCACGGCCAGGGTGTGGTTGCCGTTCGCCAGGCCGGTGAAGGTGCGCGGGTCGGTGCAGGCCACGAAGGCCGCGCCATCCAGCGAGCACTGGTAGGTGACGGGGCTCTCGTTGGAGCTGAAGTCGAAGGTCGCCGACGTGGACGCCGTCACGGCCGTCGGGCCGCTGACAATCGTCGTATCCGGAGGAGCGGTGTCCACCGTCCAGGCGTAGGTCGCAGGGGTCGGGTCGACGTTGCCCGCGGTGTCCACCGCGCGCACGGCCAGGGTGTGGTTGCCGTTCGCCAGGCCGGTGAAGGTGCGCGGGTCGGTGCAGGCCACGAAGGCAGCGCCGTCCAGGCTGCACTGGTAGGTGACGGGGCTCTCGTTGGAGCTGAAGTCGAACGTCGCGCTGGTGGAGTTCGTCACGGCAGCGGGGCCACTCACGATGGTGGTATCCGGCACGGTGGCGTCCACCGTCCAGGCGTAGGTCGCGGGCGTCGAGTCGACGTTGCCCGCGGTGTCCACCGCGCGCACGGCCAGGGTGTGGTTGCCGTTCGCCAGGCCGGTGAAGGTGCGCGGGTCGGTGCAGGCCACGAAGGCCGCGCCGTCCAGCGAGCACTGGTAGGTGACGGGACTCTCGTTGGAGCTGAAGTCGAACGTCGCGCTGGTGGAGTTCGTCACTGCGGCGGGGCCGCTGACAATCGTCGTGTCCGGCGGCGTGCTGTCCGTGACCACGGTGAAGGTGTTGGTGTTGCTGCGGGGACTGGCCACACCCTGCACCTCGGCCACCGCGCTCACGTTGTGCGCACCGACCGCCAGGTCCGTCGTCGGCGTGAAGGTAAAGTTGCCCGCCGCGTCGGCCGTCACACGGCCAATCTCGATGTTGTCGACGGTGATGACCACCGTCGAGCCCGCCGGCGCCGTACCGGTGATGGGAGGACGCACACCCGTCGTAGAGCCGTTGGCCGGCGTCACCACCACCGGAGCGGCGGGGGCCGCGGGGAACGCGCCCGCAAGCACGCTGACCACACCCGGGCTTCCGGCCACGGCGCCGTAGTTCACACCATCCTGAGCGCCAGCCGTCGGCTGGGTGCCCGCCGCGCCGCCCGTGACGACGGGCGAGCAGCCGACCGTCGCTCCCTGCACCAGGACATGCCCGCCGCCACCACCACCACCCGTTCCGTGAGGCGTCGCGAAGACGGAACTACCGCCGCTGCCACCACGAGCAGTGACGGTGTTCGCGCTGCAGGTCAGGTTGCCCGTGAAGCGCATGTAGATGGTGCCGCCCGCGCCACCACCACCCGCCGCGTCGTTGCCCCCGCCTTGCGCGTTCTGTCCCGCCACGCCATCCGCGCTCACCGCGCCAGCGCCCGCCAGCGATGCGGCGCGCATGAACACGACGCCACCACCGGCGTTGCCCATACCGCCGAGGTCGTCATTGCTGTGGCCAGCGCCGCCACCACCGCCGAAGAGCCCGCGGCTCACGGCGTCATAGTTCATCCGCACACCACCACGCCCGCCCACGTCCCGCGCAGGCGCTTCTTCGCCGTTCCAGGTGCGGCCACCCTTGCCACCCGCGCCCGCGCCACCGCCACCGCCACCGCCCGAGTTGTGGCAGATGCCGCCACCACCACCATTGGCGATGTTGCCGTAGCCCGTCGTGCCAGCCGGCGGAGGGAACGTGTCGAGCGTGGGGGCATAGGCGCCTGGAAACACGCCCTCGCCCTTCATGGCACCGTCCGGCCACACAGCGTCAAAACCGGTACACGCGTCCCCAGCGCCGTTCATGAAGATGCCACCACGGAACCCCGCGCCCGTGGCAGAGATGGAGCCTGCGTTGTTCACCGCTCCCGTCGCCAGGAAGGCCAGCACGCCGCCCGTGGTCCCATCCCAGGTCCGGGCGACGAGGCTGCCTCCAGCGTTGATGTTCACGGTGCTGTACTCGCGCACCAGCACCGCCTGGGTCCCGGTCGCCCCGAAGGCCACCGTGAGCGGCTGGGTGAAGCTGAGCCGGGTCGCGGTGAGGGACTGGACGCGCGCCAGCTGCCAGCGGCCCATCGTATTGCCGGACATGTCGAGGGGCGTCTGACTGCCCGACGTGGGCCTCGGGGAGAGGCCCGTGCTCTGGAGCACCATCACCAGGTCGCCGACAGCGAAGCCTGTCGTGGTGGCCACGGTGACGAAGCTCTGGCCCGCCGGAACGGCCGCCGTCACCCGCGTATAGACGTTGACGACGGTGTTGGCGGCGTTGACGGTCAGCGCGCCGTCCTGGGCATTGCCCAGCTGGAAGATGTCGGGCTCGGCGTGCGCGGCGGGAGCCACCAGCGCGACGCACAGGAGCGCCAGCAGGCCAGCAGCAGGCAGGCGAGCACGTACGCGCTTCGCCGATGCCAGCGGAAGAGGGGTGTGGGTGTTGTCGTTCATAGAGGCAGCGCCGCGCGAGGTGGGATGGGGTCCCGGCGGCAACGGCCGCACATAGCAATCCCGGAGCCATCCTCCGTCCACTTCCCAACCCTCACAGTTCCAGGGGGTTCCAAGACCCACCCCTCCCCTCTTCCGAGGGGAGATCCGAATCACGGATCCGGATTCTGGAAACCGGATTGCTTGGCCCCCCAACAGCGCCCCCCTCGTTGACGCGTCAAACCCGGACGCGGCACCGGCCTGACGCGTCCACGACCGACGCAGGGCCGCGGTGACGCACCAGGCCAGAACGCAAAAGGGGCCCTCCTTCCGGAGAGCCCCTTCGCACGGCGGCGGGCACTGAAGCCCGGCGCGGCCTAGAAGATTTCCTCGAGCCACTCGCGCATGCGGCCCTTCACCTTCTTGTACACGTTCTCCTCGCGGATGCGGAACATGCGCCGGTCCAGGTGCTTGGCACCGTAGACGACCAGGCCCACGCCCGTGGCGTACATGGGGCTCTTCACCACGTCCACCAGCCCGCCGATGCCGCGCGGCATGCCCCGGCGCACCGGCAGCCCGAGCACTTCCTCCGCCAGCTCCGGCATGCCCGCCAGCAGCGTGGAGCCACCCGTAATCACCACGCCCGAGGCCAGCAGGTCCTCGTAGCCGCACTTCTGGATTTCACGGTGCACGAGCTGGAAGATCTCCTCCACGCGCGGCTCCAGAATCTCGCAGAGAATCTGCCGCCCGAGCACGCGCGGCTGCCGGCCGCCCACGCTGGGCACCTCAATCGTGTCGTCCTTGTTGATGAGCGACGCGAGCGCGCAGCCGTACTTCTGCTTGATGCGCTCGGCCTCGTGCGCGGGCGTGCGCAGGCCGATGGCGATGTCGCTCGTCAGGTTGTTGCCACCCAGCGCAATCACCGCCGTGTGGACGATGGAGCCGCCGGAGAAGATGGCGATGTCCGTGGTGCCGCCGCCGATGTCGACGAGGCACACGCCCAGCTCCTTCTCGTCCTCGCCCAGCACCGCCTCCGCGCTGGCCAGCGGCTGCAGGACGATGTCGGAGACGTTGAGCCCCGTGCGGTTGGCGCACTTGACGATGTTCTGCGCGCTGGAGACGGCCCCGGTGACGATGTGCACCTTGGCCTCCAGGCGCACGCCCGCCATGCCCAGCGGCTCCTTGATGCCGCCCTGGTCGTCGATGATGAACTCTTGCGGCAGGACGTGGATGACCTCCCGGTCCAGGGGAATGGCCACCGCCTTCGCCGCGTCGATGACGCGCGCGATGTCCGCCTCGCGGACCTCCTTGTCCTTCACCGCGACGATGCCCTGGGAGTTGAAGCCCTTGATGTGGCCACCGGCGATGCCCGTGTAGACGTGGGAGATCTCCGCCCCCGCCATCAGCTCCGCCTCTTCGACGGCGCGGCGGATGGAGGAGACCGTGGCCTCGATGTTGACCACCACGCCCTTGCGCAGCCCCTTCGACGGGTGCGTACCGATGCCGATGATGTCGATGCCGCTGTCGGTCAGCTCCCCGACGATGGCGCAGATCTTCGTCGTGCCGATGTCGAGGCCGACGATGATCTCCCCCGACTTCTGCTTCGCCATGACAACCCTCCCAGGCCCCCCACTCTCGTGAAAGGGGCATCCGCTTACCGCGTCGAGACCCCGTTCCTCTCGGAGACAGGGCTCGAAAGCTTCACCGCCACCCAACCGGGTCGGGCACGGTTATCCAGGTGAATGATCTCCGCTGCAAGCCCCCTCGCACCCAGCTCTCGCCGGACACGGGCCAGCCGTTGCAGCTTGACCTCGGAATCTCCTTGTCCCAGGCGCACTTCCTGGCCGGACGCCGTCACCAGCGCCAGACCCTGCGCCTCCATGCGGACCTCGGACAGCCGCTCGTCCTTGCCGGGGGACAGTCGCGTGTACGCGCCCGCCACCTCCAGCGCCGCGCGCAGGCGCTCGCGCGCCACCGCCGGGTCCGTCACGTAGCCTTCCCTGTCCAACCCCGTGACGAGCGGCAAATCCAGCCCGTCCCCGGGCGTCACCCGCTTGAAGGGCTCACCGGCCTCGTCCAGGACGTACAGCTCGCTGAGCACCGCCAGGGCCACCGGCACGTGCTCGGACACCTCCACCGACACGCGGTTGGGGAAGCGCCGCGTCACCTCCACCGTCTTCACCCACGGGTGCTGGAGCATGGCGCGCTCCAGCGCGCCCACGTCCAGCGTCCACAGGTTCTGCCCCTTCGTCAGCGCGGCCAGCCGCAGCAGCTCCACCCGCGAGGCGCGCTGCAGTCCGGAGAAGGACACCGCCGCCAGGTCGAAGCGCGGCGACGTCAGCGCCCACCGGCGC
This region includes:
- the ftsA gene encoding cell division protein FtsA translates to MAKQKSGEIIVGLDIGTTKICAIVGELTDSGIDIIGIGTHPSKGLRKGVVVNIEATVSSIRRAVEEAELMAGAEISHVYTGIAGGHIKGFNSQGIVAVKDKEVREADIARVIDAAKAVAIPLDREVIHVLPQEFIIDDQGGIKEPLGMAGVRLEAKVHIVTGAVSSAQNIVKCANRTGLNVSDIVLQPLASAEAVLGEDEKELGVCLVDIGGGTTDIAIFSGGSIVHTAVIALGGNNLTSDIAIGLRTPAHEAERIKQKYGCALASLINKDDTIEVPSVGGRQPRVLGRQILCEILEPRVEEIFQLVHREIQKCGYEDLLASGVVITGGSTLLAGMPELAEEVLGLPVRRGMPRGIGGLVDVVKSPMYATGVGLVVYGAKHLDRRMFRIREENVYKKVKGRMREWLEEIF
- the agmC gene encoding adventurous gliding motility protein AgmC; this translates as MNDNTHTPLPLASAKRVRARLPAAGLLALLCVALVAPAAHAEPDIFQLGNAQDGALTVNAANTVVNVYTRVTAAVPAGQSFVTVATTTGFAVGDLVMVLQSTGLSPRPTSGSQTPLDMSGNTMGRWQLARVQSLTATRLSFTQPLTVAFGATGTQAVLVREYSTVNINAGGSLVARTWDGTTGGVLAFLATGAVNNAGSISATGAGFRGGIFMNGAGDACTGFDAVWPDGAMKGEGVFPGAYAPTLDTFPPPAGTTGYGNIANGGGGGICHNSGGGGGGGAGAGGKGGRTWNGEEAPARDVGGRGGVRMNYDAVSRGLFGGGGGAGHSNDDLGGMGNAGGGVVFMRAASLAGAGAVSADGVAGQNAQGGGNDAAGGGGAGGTIYMRFTGNLTCSANTVTARGGSGGSSVFATPHGTGGGGGGGHVLVQGATVGCSPVVTGGAAGTQPTAGAQDGVNYGAVAGSPGVVSVLAGAFPAAPAAPVVVTPANGSTTGVRPPITGTAPAGSTVVITVDNIEIGRVTADAAGNFTFTPTTDLAVGAHNVSAVAEVQGVASPRSNTNTFTVVTDSTPPDTTIVSGPAAVTNSTSATFDFSSNESPVTYQCSLDGAAFVACTDPRTFTGLANGNHTLAVRAVDTAGNVDSTPATYAWTVDATVPDTTIVSGPAAVTNSTSATFDFSSNESPVTYQCSLDGAAFVACTDPRTFTGLANGNHTLAVRAVDTAGNVDPTPATYAWTVDTAPPDTTIVSGPTAVTASTSATFDFSSNESPVTYQCSLDGAAFVACTDPRTFTGLANGNHTLAVRAVDTAGNVDPTPATYAWT
- a CDS encoding cell division protein FtsQ/DivIB → MAFGRTRNRRRQDTAQQKEAVKGAVRSHGPGVLKVVGLTLATALLVWGGVELRRWALTSPRFDLAAVSFSGLQRASRVELLRLAALTKGQNLWTLDVGALERAMLQHPWVKTVEVTRRFPNRVSVEVSEHVPVALAVLSELYVLDEAGEPFKRVTPGDGLDLPLVTGLDREGYVTDPAVARERLRAALEVAGAYTRLSPGKDERLSEVRMEAQGLALVTASGQEVRLGQGDSEVKLQRLARVRRELGARGLAAEIIHLDNRARPGWVAVKLSSPVSERNGVSTR